In Arthrobacter sp. QXT-31, one genomic interval encodes:
- a CDS encoding TetR/AcrR family transcriptional regulator — protein MSTFQRARSEDQREARRQAILQTAAGMLAEMPVSAVSLNELSRRVGLAKSNVLRYFDSREAVLLDLLVQLAGDFFTQVGQQLPEAVEAHGPVRARAEGVAAALSATLAAHPTLCELLSVQAGVLEHNVSAETVAKYKRDGYNSLAGFTGVLRQVLPEFSEEEAAEATRTIVVFAGALWTHANPPRSVRDAYAADPSLVFLPEGFAGSLERTISIVLMGLLADKAE, from the coding sequence ATGAGTACTTTTCAGCGCGCCAGAAGCGAGGACCAGCGGGAGGCCAGGCGCCAGGCCATCCTGCAGACGGCGGCGGGGATGCTGGCCGAGATGCCGGTCTCTGCGGTCAGCCTCAACGAGCTCAGCCGCCGGGTGGGGCTGGCGAAGTCGAACGTGCTGCGGTACTTCGATTCCCGCGAGGCGGTGCTGCTCGACCTGCTCGTGCAGCTCGCAGGAGACTTCTTCACGCAGGTCGGGCAACAGTTGCCCGAGGCCGTCGAGGCGCATGGTCCGGTTCGGGCACGGGCCGAAGGCGTAGCCGCGGCACTGTCAGCGACGCTCGCGGCGCATCCGACGCTGTGCGAGCTGCTCAGCGTCCAGGCGGGCGTCCTCGAGCACAACGTCTCCGCGGAGACGGTGGCGAAGTACAAGCGGGACGGCTACAACAGCCTCGCCGGATTCACGGGCGTACTTCGCCAGGTCCTCCCGGAGTTCAGCGAGGAGGAGGCCGCCGAAGCAACGAGGACCATCGTGGTGTTTGCCGGCGCGCTGTGGACGCACGCCAATCCACCCCGGAGCGTCCGGGACGCGTATGCCGCCGACCCGTCCCTCGTCTTCCTGCCCGAGGGTTTCGCGGGGTCCCTGGAGCGGACCATCAGCATCGTCCTCATGGGGCTGCTGGCGGACAAAGCGGAATAG
- a CDS encoding DUF1540 domain-containing protein: protein MTSHVADCSVTNCSFNDHTNCNAAAITVGGAEDHAHCATFIDTGSHGGLPKVLADVGACQRTECVHNDHLMCQAPEVHVGPGKDNADCLTYAHR from the coding sequence ATGACATCGCACGTCGCGGACTGTAGCGTAACCAACTGTTCCTTCAACGACCACACCAACTGCAACGCCGCAGCCATCACGGTCGGCGGGGCCGAAGACCACGCCCACTGTGCAACCTTCATCGACACCGGCAGCCATGGCGGGCTGCCCAAGGTGCTGGCCGACGTCGGAGCCTGCCAGCGCACTGAGTGCGTCCACAACGACCACCTGATGTGCCAGGCCCCCGAAGTCCACGTGGGCCCGGGCAAGGACAACGCCGACTGCCTGACCTACGCCCACCGGTAA
- a CDS encoding oxidoreductase, with product MDKKVALVTGGSSGIGEVAARQLKDAGFTVYAAARRADRMAALEQAGIRTLSLDVTDDASARAAVERIITDEGRIDVLVNNAGYGSYGSLEEAPLAEAQAQLDVNVLGLARLTQLVVPHMRTQKSGTIINISSMGGRFATPLGAWYNASKYAVEGLSDALRLELAQFGIDVVVIQAGGTRSEWGAIAAGKLRATSGHGPYRVQAEAMSKTLSASSEPGYRLASPPEVVGRAIVKAATARKPRTRYSVGIGATPLIWLSRTLPDRTFDSLIKRFAGVRA from the coding sequence ATGGACAAGAAGGTTGCACTCGTCACCGGCGGTTCGTCAGGAATCGGCGAGGTCGCCGCGCGCCAGCTCAAGGACGCCGGCTTCACGGTGTACGCGGCAGCGCGGCGGGCGGACCGGATGGCAGCCCTCGAGCAGGCGGGCATCCGGACGCTCTCGCTCGACGTCACGGACGACGCGTCGGCACGGGCCGCCGTCGAGCGCATCATTACGGACGAGGGGCGCATCGACGTCCTCGTGAACAATGCCGGCTACGGCTCCTACGGCTCCCTGGAGGAAGCCCCGCTCGCCGAGGCGCAGGCCCAGCTGGACGTCAACGTGCTCGGGCTCGCGCGGCTGACGCAGCTGGTGGTGCCCCACATGCGGACCCAGAAGAGCGGCACGATCATCAATATCAGCTCGATGGGCGGCCGGTTCGCCACGCCGCTAGGTGCCTGGTACAACGCCAGCAAGTACGCGGTGGAGGGCCTCAGCGACGCGCTGCGCCTGGAGTTGGCGCAGTTTGGCATCGACGTCGTCGTCATCCAGGCCGGCGGGACCCGCAGCGAATGGGGTGCCATCGCCGCCGGCAAGCTGCGCGCCACCTCCGGACACGGACCGTACCGAGTGCAGGCGGAGGCCATGAGTAAGACGCTCTCCGCGAGCTCGGAGCCGGGCTACCGGCTAGCGTCGCCGCCCGAGGTCGTGGGCCGCGCTATCGTAAAGGCGGCCACCGCCCGCAAGCCGCGCACCCGCTACAGCGTCGGCATCGGGGCAACCCCCTTGATCTGGCTCAGCCGGACCCTGCCCGACCGCACGTTCGACTCGCTTATCAAGCGCTTCGCCGGCGTACGTGCCTGA
- a CDS encoding flavin-containing monooxygenase — MNTTSATDTGGTASTTAVDTVIIGAGQAGLALGYYLTRQHRNFVILDGGTRVGDAWRTRWDSLRLFTPAKYNGLPGLPFPGDPLAFPTKDEQADYLEDYAARFHLPVRPNTAVTRVSHDGQRFHVAAGARRWTAANVVLATGACHLPRIPGFAADLPSDVVQLHSSAYKNPAQLRPGPVLVVGLGNSGAEIALETSRSHETWLAGTARGAVPFRHGRTAARFFIPAVRFAGLHVLNRNTPVGRKVLPKLAAMGRPLIRTKVPDLIAAGVQLVPRVSGVRDGEIVLDDGRRLSAANVIWCTGFREDYSWLDLPALPADWRAQQHRGIVDALPGLYLLGNDLLFAAASETLPGVCRDAGYLAKHLATAREPRKDAAVRAGLAA, encoded by the coding sequence ATGAACACCACCTCAGCAACTGACACCGGCGGCACCGCCAGCACCACCGCCGTCGACACCGTCATCATCGGCGCCGGACAGGCCGGCCTGGCGCTGGGCTACTACCTGACCCGGCAGCACCGGAACTTTGTGATTCTCGACGGCGGCACGCGGGTCGGCGACGCATGGCGCACCCGCTGGGATTCCCTGCGCCTGTTCACGCCGGCCAAGTACAACGGGCTGCCCGGCCTGCCCTTCCCCGGCGATCCGCTCGCCTTTCCCACCAAGGACGAGCAGGCGGACTATCTGGAGGACTATGCCGCCAGGTTCCACCTGCCGGTCCGGCCCAACACCGCAGTCACCCGGGTGAGCCACGACGGGCAGCGGTTCCATGTCGCGGCGGGGGCGCGGCGCTGGACGGCCGCCAACGTGGTCCTCGCCACCGGCGCCTGCCATCTGCCCAGGATCCCGGGCTTTGCGGCGGACCTGCCGTCCGACGTCGTGCAGCTGCACTCGAGTGCGTATAAGAACCCGGCCCAGCTCCGGCCCGGCCCTGTCCTGGTGGTGGGCTTGGGCAACTCCGGAGCGGAGATCGCGCTGGAGACCAGCAGGTCGCACGAGACCTGGCTGGCCGGCACGGCCCGTGGAGCGGTCCCGTTCCGGCACGGCCGGACCGCGGCCCGGTTCTTTATCCCGGCGGTCCGCTTCGCCGGACTCCACGTGCTGAACAGGAATACTCCGGTGGGGCGCAAGGTGCTGCCCAAGCTGGCCGCCATGGGCAGGCCGCTGATCCGCACCAAGGTCCCGGACCTCATCGCGGCCGGGGTCCAGCTGGTGCCCCGGGTTTCCGGGGTGCGGGACGGCGAGATAGTGCTCGACGACGGGCGGCGGCTATCCGCGGCGAACGTCATTTGGTGCACCGGCTTCCGGGAGGACTACTCGTGGCTGGATCTTCCGGCCCTGCCGGCGGACTGGCGGGCGCAGCAGCACCGCGGGATCGTGGATGCACTGCCGGGCCTGTACCTGCTGGGAAACGACCTCCTCTTCGCCGCAGCCTCCGAAACCCTGCCCGGTGTGTGCCGGGACGCCGGGTACCTGGCGAAGCACCTAGCCACCGCGCGGGAACCGCGGAAGGACGCTGCCGTTCGGGCCGGGCTGGCCGCCTGA
- a CDS encoding siderophore-interacting protein, translating into MTAALPACYPARVFDVTVSRVQDISATFRRITFTGPSLQRFGVPGPTLDLRIKLLLPVPGHTLSRPGAPDGTLYEGWYQDWLRMEQPARGFIRSYTVRTKRTSPSGTELDVDFVLHAHGGGSGPGSDWAAGAAPGQPALLIGPDATVPARLPSETGIRWAPQEARRVFLAGDETAVPAICSVLEALPAGISGHAFLEVPDAADIQDIATNSGIEVAWLPRTPVQAQRGDLLFDAVQHTLPAATEQTGTDPGTLYAWIGAEAGTVKTLRRYLVDRVGLNPKMSEFRGYWSLGKAGSGVNGTPVAGPELCSR; encoded by the coding sequence ATGACCGCCGCATTACCGGCCTGCTACCCGGCACGGGTTTTCGATGTAACCGTCAGCAGGGTGCAGGACATCTCCGCGACCTTTCGGCGCATCACCTTCACGGGGCCGTCCCTGCAGCGCTTTGGCGTCCCGGGACCCACGCTGGATTTGAGAATCAAGCTGCTGCTGCCGGTGCCCGGCCACACCCTGTCCAGGCCGGGGGCGCCGGACGGCACCCTTTACGAAGGCTGGTACCAGGACTGGCTGAGGATGGAACAGCCCGCGCGCGGCTTCATCCGCAGCTACACCGTGCGGACCAAACGAACCAGTCCAAGCGGCACGGAACTGGACGTTGACTTTGTCCTCCATGCCCACGGCGGCGGCAGCGGGCCGGGCTCCGACTGGGCGGCAGGCGCCGCTCCGGGACAGCCTGCCCTGCTCATCGGACCCGATGCCACCGTCCCGGCCCGGCTGCCGTCCGAAACCGGAATCAGATGGGCGCCGCAGGAAGCCCGCCGGGTTTTCCTGGCGGGCGATGAAACCGCCGTCCCGGCTATCTGCTCCGTGCTGGAAGCACTTCCCGCCGGCATCAGCGGCCACGCGTTCCTGGAAGTCCCGGACGCGGCGGACATCCAGGACATCGCCACCAACTCCGGCATCGAAGTGGCGTGGCTGCCTCGCACACCCGTGCAGGCACAGCGTGGGGACCTGCTGTTCGACGCCGTCCAGCACACCCTCCCTGCCGCTACGGAGCAGACCGGAACGGATCCGGGCACTCTGTACGCATGGATTGGGGCAGAAGCCGGAACGGTCAAAACACTCCGCCGGTACCTGGTGGACCGCGTCGGCCTGAACCCCAAAATGTCTGAATTCCGCGGCTACTGGAGCCTGGGCAAGGCTGGATCCGGAGTCAACGGGACACCGGTGGCGGGACCGGAGCTCTGCAGCCGCTGA
- a CDS encoding FecCD family ABC transporter permease, which yields MKTVETAATAAATAQRTAAPPVGRGARKRGAWWLAITGAAFAAAVILSICIGGQPSSLQDAWHAVVTPDGSVMDLTIRELRWPRTLLAVVAGICLGLAGTLVQGHTRNPVADPGLLGINQGAALLIVAATALAGELPALTQAGLAFAGALAASVLVFAIGSAARHGSTPVTLVLAGAAVTALCSGLVAGIVLLNDQALDTLRFWQVGSLVGHSGVIVVIWPFVLAGAVLAVLNIRPLNALALGADTAVSLGISVFKARATGIAAITLLAGSAVTMAGPIAFAGLLVPHLTRALTGPDYRVLLPVSAVTGATLLLLADTAGRVIARPGELSVGVVLAVIGAPFFIHLARRRRLATV from the coding sequence GTGAAGACAGTCGAGACAGCGGCGACGGCGGCTGCCACAGCGCAGCGCACTGCCGCTCCCCCGGTCGGCCGGGGCGCCCGGAAACGCGGCGCCTGGTGGCTGGCCATCACCGGTGCAGCCTTTGCCGCCGCAGTGATCCTGAGTATCTGCATCGGCGGCCAGCCGTCGTCGTTGCAGGATGCCTGGCACGCGGTAGTGACCCCCGACGGCAGCGTCATGGACCTCACCATCCGTGAATTGCGGTGGCCCCGGACCCTCCTGGCCGTCGTTGCCGGAATCTGCCTGGGCCTGGCCGGAACCCTGGTCCAGGGCCATACCCGGAACCCCGTGGCAGACCCCGGATTGCTGGGCATCAACCAGGGCGCGGCGCTGCTGATCGTCGCGGCGACGGCCCTGGCAGGTGAGTTGCCGGCACTGACCCAGGCCGGGCTGGCGTTTGCCGGCGCCCTGGCGGCGAGCGTCCTGGTGTTCGCCATCGGCTCGGCCGCCCGCCACGGGTCCACACCGGTCACCCTGGTGCTCGCCGGGGCCGCCGTCACCGCCCTCTGCTCCGGACTAGTGGCGGGAATCGTCCTGCTCAACGACCAGGCCCTGGACACGCTCCGGTTCTGGCAGGTCGGCTCCCTCGTGGGGCACAGCGGCGTAATCGTGGTGATTTGGCCCTTCGTGCTGGCGGGAGCCGTGCTCGCTGTCCTGAACATCCGCCCGCTGAACGCCCTCGCGCTCGGGGCGGACACCGCCGTCTCGCTCGGGATCTCGGTCTTCAAGGCGCGTGCCACGGGGATCGCGGCCATCACCCTCCTGGCGGGGTCGGCCGTAACCATGGCGGGCCCCATCGCGTTCGCAGGGCTGCTGGTCCCGCATCTCACCCGCGCCCTCACCGGACCGGATTACCGCGTCTTGCTCCCCGTCTCGGCCGTCACCGGCGCCACCCTGCTGCTGCTGGCAGATACCGCGGGCAGGGTCATCGCCCGGCCCGGCGAACTCTCTGTCGGCGTGGTCCTGGCGGTCATCGGGGCGCCGTTCTTCATCCACCTGGCCCGCCGACGCAGACTGGCGACAGTATGA
- a CDS encoding ABC transporter substrate-binding protein yields MKTRILKQLGAATAALALLAIAGCGAPAASTQPTTQAAEAAGYPLTMEHTMGSTTIDAAPKRVVALDPSYIDAALLLEADLVGYVQYRQDPKAPFAPYLGDVAEATKDAVNVGTLAEPNLEKILELQPDLIVSAKVRHEALYPQLSKIAPTIFSVSTGPTWKENVVFLGEALGKKAKAEELVKAYEERAQKVGAEILAKKPDATYSLIRFTGGDTARLYSSNSFIGEIMADMRIPRPKDAPDSESEIFVPLSSEQILKGDAGLVMVSAFTPPGEEGDKARAQQEKFQSNPLWKKLQGEVKPVEDATFLASVSIQGAHAVITDLAEHYGVDPHLP; encoded by the coding sequence GTGAAAACACGCATCCTCAAGCAGCTCGGTGCTGCCACTGCCGCCCTGGCCCTGCTTGCCATTGCAGGCTGCGGCGCCCCGGCGGCGTCCACCCAGCCCACGACCCAGGCGGCAGAAGCCGCCGGCTACCCGCTGACCATGGAACACACCATGGGCTCAACCACCATCGACGCGGCCCCCAAGCGCGTCGTTGCGCTTGACCCGAGCTACATCGATGCCGCCCTCCTGCTCGAAGCCGACCTGGTGGGCTACGTGCAGTACCGCCAGGACCCGAAGGCCCCCTTCGCCCCGTACCTCGGCGACGTTGCCGAGGCCACCAAGGATGCCGTCAACGTGGGCACGCTGGCAGAACCCAACCTGGAAAAGATCCTCGAACTGCAGCCGGATCTGATCGTCTCCGCCAAGGTCCGGCATGAGGCGCTCTACCCCCAGCTGTCCAAGATCGCCCCCACCATCTTCTCCGTCAGCACGGGCCCCACCTGGAAGGAGAACGTCGTCTTCCTCGGGGAGGCCCTCGGAAAGAAGGCCAAGGCCGAGGAGCTGGTGAAGGCCTATGAGGAGCGGGCCCAGAAGGTTGGGGCCGAAATCCTCGCCAAGAAGCCTGACGCAACGTACTCCCTGATCCGGTTCACCGGTGGGGACACCGCCCGCCTGTACTCCTCCAACTCCTTCATCGGCGAGATCATGGCCGATATGCGCATCCCGCGCCCGAAGGATGCCCCGGACAGCGAGTCCGAAATCTTCGTCCCGCTGTCCTCGGAGCAGATCCTGAAGGGCGACGCCGGCCTGGTCATGGTCAGCGCCTTCACCCCGCCGGGCGAAGAAGGGGACAAAGCCCGCGCCCAGCAGGAGAAGTTCCAGTCCAACCCTCTGTGGAAGAAGCTGCAGGGTGAGGTTAAGCCTGTTGAGGACGCCACCTTCCTCGCGTCCGTGAGCATTCAGGGCGCCCACGCGGTAATCACCGATCTGGCAGAGCACTACGGCGTGGACCCCCACCTGCCGTAG